One window of Leptospira wolbachii serovar Codice str. CDC genomic DNA carries:
- a CDS encoding N-acetylmuramoyl-L-alanine amidase family protein produces the protein MAANSFYLQKRLVLFCFCFFPSFLIAEVAKLPLYGKGNYLAFSDLKSIMPELSTKLKKFTRVGSVFTPQGNIQFRLGSSFYTLDGKIYKIPKAILKKEEDVYLPLDLVEAILLNLISYDVRYEFKDTELWVLIPKDPVPKRNINVKAIVIDAGHGGKDPGTSDPTGAFEKDVSLGVARYTYLYLRKYYPEIRVQMIRKNDSFVELEDRSKLANKVLNDTRDVIFLSFHCNASLSDKAAGFEVYYLSQSPSTEAARETALLENRYVGKHKNPVVSQIQSQMLSSVTQRRSRKLATAVAEEYEKALSPDIPSRGVKKADFSVLRGSLMPAVLVEMGYLTNPEESKRLRDKNYQKKIARSVIKGIHEYASSKD, from the coding sequence TTGGCAGCGAATTCTTTCTATCTTCAAAAAAGATTAGTTCTCTTTTGTTTTTGTTTTTTCCCTAGTTTCCTGATTGCGGAAGTCGCCAAACTTCCGCTTTACGGAAAGGGAAACTACCTGGCATTTTCCGATTTAAAATCGATCATGCCCGAACTTTCCACCAAATTAAAAAAGTTCACAAGAGTAGGGTCTGTATTCACCCCGCAAGGGAATATCCAGTTTCGCCTAGGGTCCAGTTTCTACACTCTGGATGGTAAAATTTACAAAATCCCCAAGGCCATTTTGAAAAAGGAGGAGGATGTATATCTTCCTCTGGATCTTGTGGAAGCTATTTTACTCAATCTCATTTCCTATGATGTACGTTACGAGTTTAAAGACACCGAACTATGGGTTCTTATCCCAAAAGACCCTGTCCCCAAACGAAATATCAATGTGAAAGCCATTGTGATCGATGCAGGGCATGGGGGGAAGGATCCGGGTACTTCTGACCCTACCGGTGCCTTTGAAAAGGATGTGAGCCTCGGTGTGGCTCGTTATACCTATTTGTATCTTCGTAAATACTATCCTGAGATCCGAGTCCAGATGATTCGTAAAAACGATAGTTTTGTGGAGTTAGAAGACCGATCCAAACTGGCAAACAAAGTTTTGAATGATACAAGGGATGTGATTTTCCTCAGTTTCCATTGTAATGCCTCGCTTTCTGACAAGGCTGCCGGTTTTGAAGTGTATTATCTTTCCCAAAGTCCAAGTACGGAAGCCGCCCGAGAAACGGCACTTTTGGAAAACCGATATGTGGGAAAACACAAGAACCCGGTTGTCTCCCAGATCCAATCCCAGATGTTGTCCAGTGTCACCCAAAGGCGGTCTCGGAAGTTGGCAACGGCTGTGGCCGAAGAGTATGAAAAGGCTTTGAGTCCCGACATTCCTTCGCGGGGTGTGAAAAAGGCCGATTTTTCCGTCTTGCGAGGAAGCCTTATGCCTGCGGTACTTGTGGAAATGGGGTATCTAACAAACCCAGAGGAAAGTAAACGACTGCGGGATAAAAACTACCAAAAGAAAATTGCACGCAGTGTCATCAAAGGAATTCATGAATACGCATCTTCAAAAGATTAA
- a CDS encoding RNA polymerase sigma factor, producing the protein MPRPLEGKNMTLREKEKILLQKIKAGDPTAYMTLVSPFRERLFRKAVSMVKDGDDAEDIVQDALISGYKSIQNFRAEAGVYTWLYRIVVNKSKDLLAKKKRGREKPMDDSGDNQFVDSRVGYEKKLELSEESRYLMDKIALLEDSYKQVLELRYFENLSYNEIAEIMECNVGTVKSRLFKAKEFLKHLIQKDEKGEGFFEK; encoded by the coding sequence ATGCCACGCCCCCTAGAAGGCAAAAATATGACCCTGCGGGAGAAGGAAAAAATCCTCCTCCAAAAAATCAAAGCAGGGGATCCTACTGCCTACATGACTTTAGTGTCTCCGTTTCGGGAACGATTGTTCCGTAAGGCCGTTTCCATGGTAAAAGATGGAGACGATGCGGAAGACATTGTCCAAGACGCTCTCATTTCCGGTTATAAATCCATCCAAAACTTCCGCGCCGAAGCCGGGGTTTATACCTGGCTCTACCGCATTGTGGTGAATAAGTCCAAGGATTTGCTCGCCAAGAAGAAAAGAGGTCGAGAAAAACCCATGGATGACTCAGGAGATAACCAATTTGTGGATTCTCGTGTCGGATATGAAAAAAAATTGGAACTTTCTGAAGAGTCTCGCTATCTAATGGATAAGATCGCACTCTTAGAAGATTCCTACAAACAGGTTTTGGAACTTCGTTATTTCGAAAATCTTTCGTATAACGAAATTGCTGAGATCATGGAATGTAATGTAGGTACGGTTAAGAGTCGTCTCTTCAAGGCCAAGGAGTTTTTGAAGCACCTCATCCAGAAAGACGAAAAGGGAGAAGGGTTCTTTGAAAAATAA
- a CDS encoding SET domain-containing protein yields MKKKKSVKKVKKRKPVVYTESDFIVKPSSVPNIGMGLFTKQTLYKGDTVGFYMGKIITDEQAESNKYVDSKYLLWICKDWWIYGEGRESNYTRYINHSSKPNAELVTSVRWKTARFKVLKTIPEGMEIFFDYGKDYWDNVDFKPK; encoded by the coding sequence ATGAAGAAAAAGAAATCCGTAAAGAAGGTCAAAAAAAGAAAACCGGTAGTGTATACCGAGAGTGACTTTATTGTGAAACCTTCCTCTGTTCCCAATATCGGAATGGGACTATTCACCAAACAAACATTATACAAGGGAGATACCGTAGGTTTCTACATGGGTAAAATCATTACCGATGAACAGGCGGAATCGAACAAATACGTAGATTCAAAATACCTACTTTGGATTTGTAAAGACTGGTGGATTTACGGCGAAGGTCGCGAGTCCAATTACACCCGTTATATCAACCACTCCTCAAAACCCAACGCAGAACTTGTCACTTCTGTGAGATGGAAAACAGCAAGATTTAAGGTATTAAAAACGATTCCCGAAGGAATGGAAATTTTCTTTGATTATGGAAAGGACTACTGGGACAACGTTGACTTCAAACCGAAGTAA
- a CDS encoding DEAD/DEAH box helicase: MKFNELPFHESLTKALEKIGYTELTPIQAKSIPFAMEGNDLTGLAQTGTGKTMAFLLPTLHRLLSAEEEEALPYALVLAPTRELTIQIAEEAKKLLEFTDFGVATIIGGTDYKSQEQALGNKACIIVATPGRLIDFVKNHGLSLENVKVVILDEADRMFDMGFVQDLKYIFHKCKNRKQSLLFSATLSYEVVRLASKYLNDPIEVHINPEKVITERIDQSLLHLGREEKLPYLVNSLLHNEIEGLGIIFTNYKMNIPKIVSALRRFGITATGLSSELDQKKRIRLLRDFKAGKYKYLIATDVASRGIDIENIDVVYNYDLPQDAENYVHRIGRTARAGRKGQSIGFCSETDYTELERIEKYLNSKIPTAEIREEYLEFPKGEFTPAFPEETIPGEKKYQERESRGDRGGRGQKPTRGGDHRGDRGDRSGGDRGRGKGKGDKHHPPAKMAHPHGHPNHPGSGDDHKHPAKMTHHEMKHGHHPKEGKGKQPHKKNQSGHKNQKNNDPRRNLFDINEVKKSKKQKQSIWQRILSIFKKD, translated from the coding sequence ATGAAATTTAACGAATTACCCTTTCATGAGTCTCTAACAAAAGCCCTAGAAAAAATCGGCTACACAGAACTCACACCCATCCAAGCCAAGTCCATTCCATTCGCAATGGAAGGAAACGACCTCACTGGCCTTGCACAAACCGGAACTGGAAAGACTATGGCTTTCTTACTTCCTACACTCCACAGACTTTTGTCGGCAGAAGAGGAAGAGGCATTACCTTATGCACTTGTCCTTGCCCCCACAAGAGAGCTGACCATACAAATCGCAGAAGAAGCCAAAAAACTTTTGGAATTCACCGACTTCGGTGTAGCAACCATTATTGGTGGAACCGATTACAAGTCCCAAGAACAAGCACTCGGCAACAAAGCCTGTATCATTGTCGCAACACCGGGAAGGCTCATTGACTTTGTTAAAAATCATGGCCTCTCTTTAGAGAATGTTAAAGTGGTGATTTTAGATGAAGCGGACAGAATGTTCGATATGGGATTTGTCCAAGATCTCAAATACATCTTCCACAAATGTAAAAACAGAAAACAATCTCTCCTTTTTAGTGCCACTCTTAGTTATGAAGTGGTTCGTCTTGCGAGTAAGTATTTGAATGATCCGATTGAAGTACATATCAATCCGGAAAAAGTCATTACAGAACGGATTGACCAGTCTCTACTTCATTTGGGTAGAGAAGAAAAACTTCCTTATCTTGTAAACTCGCTCTTACACAATGAAATCGAAGGGCTTGGAATCATTTTTACGAATTACAAAATGAACATCCCAAAGATTGTTTCTGCCCTTCGCCGGTTTGGGATCACAGCGACTGGACTTTCTTCCGAACTAGATCAAAAAAAACGAATCAGACTCCTCAGAGATTTCAAAGCTGGAAAGTACAAATACTTAATAGCGACCGATGTGGCATCCCGCGGGATCGACATTGAAAACATTGATGTAGTCTATAACTATGACCTCCCACAAGATGCAGAAAATTATGTGCACCGGATTGGAAGGACAGCTCGTGCGGGAAGGAAAGGCCAATCCATTGGTTTTTGTTCCGAAACCGATTATACGGAATTGGAACGAATTGAGAAATACTTGAATTCAAAAATTCCTACAGCGGAGATTCGCGAAGAGTATTTAGAATTTCCTAAGGGTGAGTTCACTCCTGCCTTTCCGGAAGAGACCATTCCTGGTGAGAAAAAATACCAAGAACGCGAAAGTCGAGGAGACCGTGGAGGTCGAGGCCAGAAACCGACACGTGGTGGAGACCACAGAGGGGATCGCGGCGATCGTTCTGGTGGAGACCGAGGTCGCGGCAAGGGGAAAGGGGACAAACACCACCCACCAGCTAAGATGGCCCATCCTCATGGACACCCGAATCATCCAGGCAGTGGGGACGATCACAAACACCCAGCCAAAATGACCCACCATGAAATGAAACATGGACACCATCCCAAAGAGGGAAAAGGAAAACAACCGCATAAGAAGAACCAGTCAGGACACAAGAACCAAAAGAATAATGATCCAAGACGAAATCTCTTCGACATCAATGAAGTCAAAAAATCTAAAAAACAGAAACAATCGATTTGGCAGCGAATTCTTTCTATCTTCAAAAAAGATTAG
- a CDS encoding glycoside hydrolase family 57 protein yields MNHFVKGHLVFVLHAHLPFVRHPGYTTPFIEENWLNEAILETYVPLVRVFRNLKKDSVPFRITMSFTPTLSLMLTDPYLQNGFRKYLKNLITLAEHETKRTTYDPHLNYLSKRYLEHFLDTESIFEEEGGDLTKAFLPFVESGELEVMTSPATHAFLPFYDSEPSIFRSQLRNGRRTFRRIWGRDPKGIWLSECGYTQKLEEELDREGFRYFFVDTHGITHGSPRPKFGVYAPVEVGHGVFAFGRDPESSKQVWSSIDGYPGDFRYREYYRDIGHDLPWEDISPYLHSNGVRINTSIKYFRITGKTQDKGYYHPDWAMEAAGNHAEDFLRNRIRQAEGLYAANKQPAVIVSPYDAELYGHWWYEGPQFIEFLFKKIHFNQNTIKLSHPMEAARSLPRVQSVEMKMSSWGENGYGEVWLNPTNDWIYPLIHSLSIRMHKRAHEFGSGTDVQKRILKQMGRELLLLQSSDWAFIMKTGTMVDYAVRRTNVHTNLFLALEEMLVGAVDEEVLLAAETENNAFPDIRIEDFQ; encoded by the coding sequence ATGAATCATTTTGTGAAAGGGCATTTGGTTTTTGTTTTACATGCCCACCTACCATTTGTTAGACATCCGGGTTATACTACACCATTTATCGAAGAAAATTGGTTAAACGAGGCCATCCTCGAAACTTATGTCCCTCTGGTCAGAGTTTTTCGGAATTTAAAAAAAGATTCGGTGCCCTTTCGGATCACCATGTCTTTTACACCTACACTTTCTTTGATGTTGACTGATCCCTATTTACAAAATGGATTTCGTAAATATTTAAAAAACCTAATTACTCTCGCAGAACATGAAACCAAACGCACCACATACGATCCTCACCTAAACTATCTTTCCAAAAGATACTTAGAACATTTTTTAGATACAGAATCTATTTTCGAAGAAGAGGGCGGGGACTTAACGAAAGCTTTTTTGCCTTTTGTAGAGTCGGGCGAATTGGAAGTGATGACAAGCCCGGCCACACATGCCTTCCTTCCTTTTTATGATTCCGAACCCTCCATCTTTCGTTCCCAACTAAGAAATGGTCGAAGGACTTTTCGCCGGATTTGGGGACGTGACCCAAAAGGGATTTGGCTTTCCGAATGTGGATACACACAAAAACTCGAAGAGGAACTGGACCGAGAGGGGTTTCGGTATTTTTTTGTCGATACTCACGGAATCACTCACGGAAGTCCAAGACCCAAGTTTGGAGTCTATGCTCCCGTGGAAGTGGGGCATGGAGTTTTTGCTTTTGGTCGGGATCCAGAAAGTAGCAAACAAGTATGGAGTTCGATCGATGGGTATCCCGGTGACTTTCGGTACAGAGAATACTATAGAGACATTGGACACGATCTCCCTTGGGAAGACATCTCTCCGTATTTGCATTCCAACGGCGTGCGGATCAATACCAGTATCAAATACTTTCGGATCACTGGCAAAACACAGGACAAAGGGTACTACCATCCGGACTGGGCGATGGAAGCTGCCGGAAACCATGCCGAAGATTTTTTACGAAACCGCATCCGCCAAGCAGAAGGATTGTATGCAGCTAACAAACAACCGGCGGTGATTGTTTCTCCTTATGATGCCGAGTTGTATGGACACTGGTGGTATGAGGGTCCGCAGTTTATCGAATTTTTATTTAAAAAAATCCACTTCAACCAAAACACCATCAAACTTTCTCATCCCATGGAGGCTGCCCGGTCTCTCCCAAGAGTCCAGTCGGTGGAGATGAAGATGAGCAGTTGGGGGGAAAATGGATATGGGGAAGTGTGGCTGAATCCAACTAACGATTGGATTTATCCACTCATCCATTCCTTAAGCATTCGGATGCACAAAAGGGCTCACGAATTTGGGTCGGGAACGGACGTGCAAAAAAGGATTTTAAAACAAATGGGAAGGGAACTTCTTCTTTTGCAGAGTAGTGATTGGGCCTTTATTATGAAGACAGGAACCATGGTGGACTATGCGGTCCGGCGTACGAATGTGCATACCAACCTCTTTTTGGCTTTGGAGGAAATGCTTGTCGGAGCTGTGGATGAGGAAGTTCTTTTGGCTGCCGAGACGGAAAACAATGCCTTTCCGGATATCCGGATTGAAGATTTCCAATAG
- a CDS encoding class I SAM-dependent methyltransferase, with product MSLFQFLPHKKFSDFYEECRLTGVLRYLPAKVREYGDSYFMEEYSNQYKKSYYEDEPNLRSMAKRRLSVLEKVGAKPEGSSLLEIGSAAGFFLDEARNAGYMTKGLELSPKEVEYAQSVLSLAVDQKSVLAIDGNEWKETFDVVAAFFVIEHIEEIDGIWERIQAWTKPGGFLYLAVPSSFGPSFQTNPNAWFATHPSDHFFDYSVHSLKKLLSILGFEVNYVRPMSYHSYRDLSPRGKLPEWLYRLYANSFAYGDTIELTARKLKH from the coding sequence TTGAGTTTATTCCAATTTTTGCCCCATAAAAAATTTTCCGATTTTTATGAAGAATGTAGGCTTACGGGCGTTCTTCGGTATCTTCCTGCCAAAGTCCGCGAATATGGGGACAGTTACTTTATGGAAGAATACAGCAACCAATACAAAAAGTCCTATTACGAGGATGAACCAAACCTTCGTTCCATGGCAAAACGTAGACTTTCTGTTTTGGAGAAAGTAGGAGCCAAACCAGAAGGGTCTTCCCTTTTAGAAATTGGTTCTGCGGCTGGATTTTTTTTGGATGAAGCAAGGAATGCCGGTTATATGACCAAGGGCCTTGAGCTTTCTCCCAAGGAAGTGGAATATGCCCAGTCTGTGCTTTCCCTTGCTGTAGACCAGAAATCGGTTCTCGCCATCGATGGTAACGAATGGAAAGAAACTTTCGATGTAGTGGCCGCTTTTTTTGTGATCGAACATATCGAAGAAATTGATGGGATCTGGGAGAGAATCCAGGCTTGGACGAAACCCGGTGGGTTTCTCTATTTGGCAGTTCCTTCCAGTTTTGGGCCGAGTTTCCAAACGAATCCGAATGCTTGGTTTGCCACCCATCCTTCTGACCACTTTTTTGACTACTCTGTCCACTCTTTGAAAAAACTCTTGTCAATCCTCGGCTTCGAGGTGAACTATGTTAGACCAATGTCGTATCACTCCTACCGGGACTTAAGTCCTCGTGGCAAACTCCCCGAATGGCTGTATCGACTGTATGCAAACTCATTTGCTTATGGTGATACCATCGAACTAACCGCCAGAAAATTAAAACACTGA
- the ribH gene encoding 6,7-dimethyl-8-ribityllumazine synthase → MTATLEGSRIGNGQKHCVIVSKFNEFITESLLKGAKDAYRQHGIAESDVTVIYVPGAFELPQTVKRVLGSKKYQFSAIVCLGAVIRGATSHYDLVSGEAAKVGSVADGSVPVIFGVITTESIEQAIERAGTKAGNKGYEAATTAIEMANLFKEIG, encoded by the coding sequence ATGACAGCTACATTAGAAGGTTCAAGAATTGGAAACGGACAAAAACACTGTGTCATCGTTTCGAAGTTCAATGAATTTATCACTGAGTCCCTACTGAAAGGGGCAAAGGATGCGTACAGACAACATGGGATCGCTGAAAGTGATGTCACCGTAATTTATGTTCCCGGTGCTTTTGAGCTCCCGCAAACCGTAAAACGTGTCCTCGGGTCCAAAAAATACCAATTCTCTGCAATCGTTTGCTTGGGTGCTGTGATTCGCGGAGCCACTTCCCATTATGATTTGGTTTCTGGGGAAGCCGCCAAAGTGGGATCCGTAGCCGATGGATCGGTTCCTGTGATTTTTGGTGTCATCACTACAGAATCCATTGAACAAGCCATTGAAAGAGCCGGAACCAAGGCTGGAAACAAGGGATATGAAGCCGCTACCACTGCCATCGAAATGGCAAATCTTTTCAAAGAGATCGGATGA
- the nusB gene encoding transcription antitermination factor NusB, whose protein sequence is MSSRHRGRSLALMCLYQIDLVGTDPDRAMKFDWYDKKITREEKDYAVFLVKGVVENRKNIDTLIKKYSENWELSRISVVNRCILRLSILSLQKEPFLAAPVVINEAVELTKEFETEESAQFINGLLDAFYKKEIVANKPQ, encoded by the coding sequence ATGAGTTCTAGACACCGCGGGCGAAGTCTTGCCCTGATGTGCCTCTACCAAATCGACCTGGTCGGAACCGATCCAGACAGGGCCATGAAATTCGATTGGTATGACAAAAAAATCACTAGAGAAGAAAAGGATTATGCTGTCTTTCTTGTGAAAGGAGTGGTCGAAAATCGAAAAAACATCGATACTCTAATCAAGAAGTATTCGGAGAATTGGGAACTTTCGCGTATTTCCGTTGTCAACCGCTGTATTTTGCGTTTATCAATCTTGAGTTTGCAAAAGGAACCTTTCCTTGCAGCACCCGTTGTCATCAATGAAGCGGTGGAACTTACCAAAGAATTTGAAACGGAAGAATCAGCTCAGTTTATCAACGGATTACTTGATGCCTTCTATAAGAAGGAGATCGTAGCGAACAAACCCCAGTAA
- a CDS encoding tetratricopeptide repeat protein — protein sequence MDPIQKNRFRIEEQSSQPSYYQEDPYLRNLGREKETTYESETTARRPVLSFLFWSFLVFLVLGFLTAGYWWYLEKKKNPEEIAKALSNHPRDKKALDLLADKPYLPDDSVNPKLAACLNAYHNRYMNRVGTVCEEFLNSPGSDEDKSIALTVLGVMYDEAGRYVNSIERLEKAIQYDSKNYFAYYNLSLAFKHAGKFEEARRAAQRAKEIAPNDYRVSLLQGNLFQEIGDPASAIEAYKEGQSLAPSDVTLTYNLAISYLKQGNMAEAIAEFQKVVQTAPNSQTAVLSYGHLGTIFYQREDYDRAEYYFREVIRLKTNDAKSYYNLGLVYLKKKVPEEAAKYFQKALDSNANEPEVYRYIADAFLSMGQTNMAITALQKALLLKPSDVDSLFALSELYYKKGELVEAESLFRRIIRLTPGDTYSETAYVNLGIILDEMERYSESITAFEGALSLNPKNQSAYYNLGLAYLHAGKPTMAIESLRKSQALDPNHAQSRLAIADYYLENRFYSEAIAEYEEAIAWKPELYEARLKLADVYIQTKNYPAAEKVLVYVLENSKDPKEIKLAHRKLALSYASSGNSGLSKRAKEEAFRATHIDPEDMESKLVLSKILIDSGSLVDREKAIEELTVITRSDVTPSVSSKAHNYLGVCYFKNGEFKKALSSFQTAIDLNPSLTEAYENKRAARAQYEKSLESKKRTYF from the coding sequence ATGGATCCCATCCAAAAAAACCGGTTTCGTATTGAGGAACAATCCTCACAGCCAAGTTATTACCAGGAAGATCCATACTTACGGAACCTGGGTCGAGAAAAAGAAACAACTTACGAATCAGAGACTACGGCCCGCCGTCCTGTCCTATCTTTTCTTTTCTGGAGTTTTCTTGTTTTCCTCGTCCTTGGATTTTTAACCGCCGGTTACTGGTGGTATCTGGAGAAAAAAAAGAATCCAGAAGAGATCGCAAAAGCATTAAGCAACCATCCTCGTGATAAAAAAGCTCTCGACCTTCTTGCCGATAAACCCTATCTTCCTGATGATTCTGTAAATCCAAAGCTCGCTGCTTGCCTCAATGCCTACCACAACCGGTATATGAACCGAGTGGGAACGGTTTGTGAAGAATTTTTAAATTCTCCGGGAAGTGACGAAGACAAATCCATCGCACTTACCGTGCTTGGTGTGATGTATGATGAAGCCGGTCGTTATGTGAATTCCATAGAGCGATTGGAAAAAGCCATCCAATACGATTCCAAAAACTATTTTGCTTATTATAATTTATCTCTCGCTTTCAAACATGCCGGAAAGTTTGAAGAAGCAAGGCGTGCGGCCCAGAGAGCCAAAGAGATTGCTCCGAATGACTACCGGGTTTCGCTTTTGCAAGGGAATTTGTTCCAAGAGATTGGAGATCCGGCAAGCGCCATTGAAGCCTATAAAGAAGGACAGTCTCTGGCGCCTAGTGATGTGACACTCACATATAACTTAGCGATTAGTTATTTAAAACAAGGAAATATGGCCGAGGCCATTGCTGAGTTCCAAAAGGTGGTGCAGACAGCTCCCAATTCCCAAACGGCCGTTTTGTCCTATGGCCACCTTGGAACCATCTTTTACCAACGAGAAGACTATGATAGGGCCGAGTATTATTTCCGAGAAGTGATTCGCCTAAAAACAAACGATGCTAAGTCCTACTATAACTTAGGTTTGGTGTATTTAAAGAAAAAAGTGCCGGAAGAAGCAGCTAAATACTTCCAAAAAGCCCTCGATTCCAATGCCAATGAACCGGAAGTCTATCGTTATATTGCGGATGCCTTTCTTTCTATGGGCCAAACCAATATGGCCATCACTGCCTTACAAAAAGCTTTGTTATTAAAACCAAGTGATGTGGATTCCCTTTTTGCTTTGTCGGAACTCTATTATAAAAAAGGGGAACTCGTGGAGGCAGAAAGTCTGTTTCGCCGGATCATCCGCCTAACACCGGGAGATACCTATTCAGAAACCGCTTATGTGAATCTGGGAATTATCCTCGATGAAATGGAAAGGTATTCGGAAAGTATCACCGCCTTCGAAGGAGCCCTTTCCTTAAATCCAAAAAACCAATCGGCTTATTACAATTTGGGTCTTGCTTATTTACATGCGGGAAAACCAACCATGGCGATTGAGTCTCTTCGAAAGTCGCAAGCTCTAGATCCGAACCATGCGCAGTCTAGGCTTGCCATTGCGGACTACTATTTGGAAAACCGATTTTATTCGGAAGCCATTGCCGAATACGAAGAGGCCATTGCTTGGAAACCAGAACTTTATGAAGCAAGACTGAAACTGGCAGATGTGTACATCCAAACCAAAAACTATCCGGCCGCCGAAAAGGTGTTAGTTTATGTTTTGGAAAATTCCAAAGATCCGAAAGAAATCAAACTCGCACATCGAAAACTGGCTCTGAGTTATGCCAGTAGCGGAAACTCAGGTCTTTCGAAAAGAGCCAAGGAAGAAGCATTTCGCGCTACCCATATAGATCCGGAAGATATGGAATCAAAACTCGTTCTCTCAAAGATCCTCATTGATTCGGGTTCCCTTGTGGACCGAGAAAAGGCCATCGAAGAGTTAACGGTGATTACTCGTTCTGATGTCACACCTTCTGTTTCTTCCAAAGCCCATAATTATTTGGGAGTTTGTTATTTCAAAAATGGGGAATTTAAAAAAGCCCTATCGAGTTTCCAAACGGCCATTGATCTAAACCCAAGCCTTACCGAAGCCTATGAAAACAAAAGGGCTGCCCGGGCGCAGTATGAGAAATCTCTCGAATCAAAGAAGAGAACTTATTTTTGA
- a CDS encoding LIMLP_12425 family protein: MNLKDWFRSQYPGLFPEETNNVVLENKICSLFQRVKEKEDTILPRMSKDFDTRLLNLLESVSFDKPNQKISFTFRDLIENRTVQYSFSAVMALSLVFVLVSRTSQEPTLAGNDTAGVVIEQNNYQNEPTSIDLSESYQKRELLDHLRSAPGAVYGLRELELYYEKTGRESAADELRLLIESVER, encoded by the coding sequence ATGAATTTAAAAGATTGGTTTCGTTCACAATATCCAGGTCTCTTTCCGGAAGAGACAAACAACGTGGTTCTGGAAAATAAGATTTGTTCTCTCTTCCAGCGTGTGAAGGAAAAGGAAGACACCATCCTTCCTCGAATGTCCAAAGACTTCGACACCCGCCTCTTAAACCTTCTCGAATCAGTCAGTTTTGACAAACCCAACCAAAAGATCTCCTTCACCTTTAGGGACCTAATCGAAAACCGAACGGTGCAATATTCCTTTTCTGCTGTGATGGCCTTAAGCCTAGTGTTTGTGCTTGTAAGCCGCACTTCTCAAGAGCCAACACTTGCGGGCAACGACACTGCCGGTGTTGTCATCGAACAAAACAACTACCAAAACGAACCAACAAGCATAGATCTTAGTGAATCTTATCAAAAACGAGAGTTACTCGATCATTTGCGTTCAGCCCCAGGGGCAGTTTATGGGCTTCGCGAATTAGAATTGTATTATGAAAAAACAGGAAGGGAGTCTGCGGCAGACGAACTGCGCCTCCTCATTGAATCTGTCGAAAGATAG
- the hpf gene encoding ribosome hibernation-promoting factor, HPF/YfiA family: MKINYTWKHLDRSEAAEKYADEKLERVTKFVQKIVSCEVSFEAIHGEISSNLKLHADGNNFNAHNQDKDVYVCIDGLEDKILSQVSKHHDKKSQH; the protein is encoded by the coding sequence ATGAAAATCAATTATACCTGGAAACACTTAGACCGATCCGAAGCCGCAGAGAAATATGCGGACGAAAAACTAGAACGAGTTACAAAATTCGTTCAAAAAATCGTATCCTGCGAAGTATCATTTGAAGCTATCCATGGAGAAATCAGCTCTAACTTGAAGTTACACGCTGATGGAAACAATTTTAACGCACACAACCAAGATAAAGATGTTTATGTTTGTATCGATGGATTGGAAGACAAAATCCTTTCCCAAGTAAGCAAACACCACGATAAAAAAAGCCAACACTAA